A genomic window from Triticum urartu cultivar G1812 chromosome 7, Tu2.1, whole genome shotgun sequence includes:
- the LOC125521256 gene encoding uncharacterized protein LOC125521256 yields MTQRCKNKMNTSTCALMRPILKHLYYRSTLFRAWSKFSRHFYKNSVDFVIWIGVFFCSICQLDQDATLLHHKKKVQSSSNSSTGRVKEQQHGQLSGAAAARAWSVEQRQHGQGQWSSSSTGRDHRRQGRSSRTGALVGEKEQHGCAGVGDRRGRAGDRGSRARAPGPPDHGGRLRRRQ; encoded by the exons AGGCCCATCTTGAAGCATCTTTACTATAGGAGTACTCTGTTTAGAGCATGGAGCAAATTCAGTAGACATTTTTACAAGAATTCAGTAGATTTCGTCATTTGGATAGGAGTATTTTTCTGCTCAATTTGTCAATTGGATCAAGATGCTACTCTACTTCACCATAAGAAGAA GGTGCAGAgtagtagcaacagcagcacagGCAGGGTCAAGGAGCAGCAGCACGGGCAGCTCAGTGGAGCAGCAGCAGCACGGGCATGGTCAGTGGAGCAGCGGCAGCACGGGCAGGGTCAGTGGAGCAGCAGCAGCACGGGCAGAGACCACCGGCGACAGGGGAGAAGCAGCCGCACGGGTGCGTTGGTAGGGGAGAAGGAGCAGCACGGGTGCGCGGGCGTGGGAGATCGACGAGGTCGCGCTGGAGATCGAGGATCACGTGCGCGAGCTCCTGGTCCACCGGACCATGGAGGCAGGCTCCGGCGACGCCAATAG